A genomic region of Pseudochaenichthys georgianus chromosome 12, fPseGeo1.2, whole genome shotgun sequence contains the following coding sequences:
- the LOC117455745 gene encoding leukemia inhibitory factor receptor isoform X3, translated as MVGSGFLLDFLDSKCTSYGIKSYVFLLALSSHVQASKVPCKSKNFSSKYQHCEINPAGVHDLDCFGKHPTSYRCVWKPGNSASENTYTLIITQPFLSSSPSRIRHCKVYNTSQTNITKGILLYEKYNMTAEVFENSASTNCTKSVFRGSPMSLFRCGPPHNASFSRHSGKLDVSGNWQNENIKDVQYYSVRYKALGSLSWSKPLMQSKNGKKCTVENLNSSLVYSMQMQCVTNDRCPQCPWSESYTVPAELTTQPVMVNMKDTDIAKTKGRRLISLTWKFPAKEQHDSYHVIIGKASGEAPRQRMITTEPEIRLVLSYSEYHLNISAVNNASTSPAVSQTIPQREDTASTGAGKLNVTVDNNTSFTIHWKEDLIKNYVCYSVEWMERGHKAGSMSFYEDEYNHRTLTSLPEPLEPYKRYSITLHTRPDKDTCNMKKVNNSESTYGRTHFYSIEGSPLSAPTNLSFYNVSLNSVELQWLSIPEDDIRGFLLGYIIYCTEYQHGGATTERNITMDPMSNSYELRDLKDGTAYGVKISGFTEAGVGVRSTPIFFTTKYQELSQLIGVITIFAVIGIVLIFGSPVIKRAKVILWPSIPNPGKSNAMQKIEEPCELELLGSINHLEEEEWDTNSLKIVEKQEVIPASPLSSMLPLLHASDDEEEDSTEMTCNWIQGDTGDSTEEIPSDIAGQIIPDINRIDPQSSPFTFPCDYTTIEMFQQGIPQSMPARTSFSQDTESDPEDTEWTVVKSGLDYMSQFSTSPILDGKEISRIL; from the exons ATGGTTGGTAGCGGATTTCTTTTAGATTTTTTAGACTCAAAATGCACTTCCTATGGAATCAAATCATATGTTTTCCTCCTTG CACTCTCCTCTCATGTTCAAGCTTCGAAag TGCCCTGCAAGTCAAAGaacttttcttcaaaatatcagCACTGTGAGATAAACCCAG CTGGAGTGCATGATTTAgattgttttggtaaacatccGACATCCTATCGCTGTGTGTGGAAGCCTGGAAACAGCGCATCAGAAAATACATACACACTGATCATAACACAACC TTTTTTAAGCTCTTCTCCTTCTAGGATAAGACACTGCAAAGTGTACAACACATCGCAAACAAACATCACTAAGGGGATACTTTTATATGAAAAGTACAACATGACCGCTGAGGTTTTTGAAAACAGCGCATCAACCAATTGCACAAAATCAGTTTTCAGAGGGTCACCGATGAGCTTGT tccGATGTGGTCCTCCACATAATGCTTCCTTCAGTCGCCACTCAGGAAAACTAGATGTGAGTGGGAACTGGCAAAATGAGAATATAAAAGATGTTCAGTATTACTCAGTGAGATATAAAGCACTGGGTAGCCTGTCATGGAGCAAG CCTCTCATGCAATCTAAAAATGGAAAGAAATGTACAGTGGAGAATTTAAACTCCTCACTGGTCTACAGTATGCAGATGCAGTGCGTCACTAATGATAGATGCCCACAGTGTCCATGGAGTGAATCTTACACTGTCCCTGCAG AACTGACTACACAGCCTGTCATGGTCAACATGAAAGATACTGACATTGCAAAGACAAAAGGCAGACGGCTGATTTCTCTAACCTGGAAG TTTCCTGCTAAAGAACAGCATGATAGCTACCATGTGATCATTGGGAAAGCATCAGGAGAGGCCCCACGTCAGAGGATGATCACCACTGAGCCAGAAATCAGACTGGTTCTCTCATATTCAGAATATCATCTCAACATCAGTGCTGTGAACAACGCTAGCACATCCCCAGCTGTGAGCCAGACAATACCACAGCGAGAAGACACAGCAA GTACGGGAGCTGGGAAGCTGAATGTGACAGTCGACAACAATACATCTTTTACTATCCACTGGAAAGAAGATCTGATCAAAAACTATGTCTGCTACTCTGTGGAGTGGATGGAGAGGGGACATAAAGCAGGGTCCATGTCTTTTTATGAGGACGAATACAACCACAGGACTTTAACGTCTTTACCAG AGCCTTTGGAGCCTTATAAGAGATACAGCATCACTCTGCACACACGGCCAGACAAGGACACCTGCAACATGAAGAAGGTGAACAACAGTGAGAGCACCTATGGGAGAACACACTTCTACTCCATAGAAGGAT CTCCACTCAGTGCTCCCACAAACCTCAGCTTCTACAATGTATCGCTGAATTCAGTGGAGCTGCAGTGGTTGTCCATCCCAGAGGACGACATCAGAGGTTTCCTTCTGGGTTACATAATCTACTGCACTGAGTACCAGCATGGAGGGGCCACTACAGAGAGAA ATATTACAATGGATCCAATGTCAAACAGCTATGAATTGAGGGATCTCAAAGATGGCACAGCATATGGAGTCAAGATATCAGGTTTCACTGAGGCGGGAGTTGGAGTACGAAGCACACCTATCTTTTTTACAACAAAATATCAAG AACTTTCTCAACTCATTGGTGTCATCACAATCTTTGCAGTTATAGGCATTGTGCTTATATTTGGATCTCCGGTAATAAAAAG AGCAAAAGTCATTCTGTGGCCGAGCATACCTAACCCTGGAAAAAGCAACGCAATGCAGAAAATAGAAGAGCCCTGTGAACTG GAACTACTAGGATCCATAAACCACCTGGAGGAGGAAGAATGGGATACAAACAGCCTGAAGATAgtagaaaaacaagaagtgatcCCTGCTAGCCCGTTGTCATCAATGTTGCCGCTCCTCCACGCCTCAGATGATGAGGAAGAAGACTCAACAGAAATGACTTGTAACTGGATCCAGGGAGACACAGGAGACTCAACTGAAGAAATCCCATCTGACATTGCTGGACAAATCATCCCAGACATCAACAGGATAGACCCCCAGAGCTCTCCTTTCACATTTCCATGTGACTATACGACAATAGAAATGTTTCAGCAGGGGATTCCTCAGAGCATGCCAGCAAGGACGTCCTTTTCTCAAGACACAGAAAGCGACCCAGAGGACACAGAGTGGACTGTGGTGAAATCAGGATTGGACTATATGAGCCAATTTAGTACTAGTCCAATCTTGGACGGCAAGGAGATATCCAGGATTTTGTGA
- the LOC117455745 gene encoding leukemia inhibitory factor receptor isoform X4, whose protein sequence is MVGSGFLLDFLDSKCTSYGIKSYVFLLGVILVYYTALSSHVQASKVPCKSKNFSSKYQHCEINPAGVHDLDCFGKHPTSYRCVWKPGNSASENTYTLIITQPFLSSSPSRIRHCKVYNTSQTNITKGILLYEKYNMTAEVFENSASTNCTKSVFRGSPMSLFRCGPPHNASFSRHSGKLDPLMQSKNGKKCTVENLNSSLVYSMQMQCVTNDRCPQCPWSESYTVPAELTTQPVMVNMKDTDIAKTKGRRLISLTWKFPAKEQHDSYHVIIGKASGEAPRQRMITTEPEIRLVLSYSEYHLNISAVNNASTSPAVSQTIPQREDTASTGAGKLNVTVDNNTSFTIHWKEDLIKNYVCYSVEWMERGHKAGSMSFYEDEYNHRTLTSLPEPLEPYKRYSITLHTRPDKDTCNMKKVNNSESTYGRTHFYSIEGSPLSAPTNLSFYNVSLNSVELQWLSIPEDDIRGFLLGYIIYCTEYQHGGATTERNITMDPMSNSYELRDLKDGTAYGVKISGFTEAGVGVRSTPIFFTTKYQELSQLIGVITIFAVIGIVLIFGSPVIKRAKVILWPSIPNPGKSNAMQKIEEPCELELLGSINHLEEEEWDTNSLKIVEKQEVIPASPLSSMLPLLHASDDEEEDSTEMTCNWIQGDTGDSTEEIPSDIAGQIIPDINRIDPQSSPFTFPCDYTTIEMFQQGIPQSMPARTSFSQDTESDPEDTEWTVVKSGLDYMSQFSTSPILDGKEISRIL, encoded by the exons ATGGTTGGTAGCGGATTTCTTTTAGATTTTTTAGACTCAAAATGCACTTCCTATGGAATCAAATCATATGTTTTCCTCCTTG GTGTGATCCTTGTTTACTACACAGCACTCTCCTCTCATGTTCAAGCTTCGAAag TGCCCTGCAAGTCAAAGaacttttcttcaaaatatcagCACTGTGAGATAAACCCAG CTGGAGTGCATGATTTAgattgttttggtaaacatccGACATCCTATCGCTGTGTGTGGAAGCCTGGAAACAGCGCATCAGAAAATACATACACACTGATCATAACACAACC TTTTTTAAGCTCTTCTCCTTCTAGGATAAGACACTGCAAAGTGTACAACACATCGCAAACAAACATCACTAAGGGGATACTTTTATATGAAAAGTACAACATGACCGCTGAGGTTTTTGAAAACAGCGCATCAACCAATTGCACAAAATCAGTTTTCAGAGGGTCACCGATGAGCTTGT tccGATGTGGTCCTCCACATAATGCTTCCTTCAGTCGCCACTCAGGAAAACTAGAT CCTCTCATGCAATCTAAAAATGGAAAGAAATGTACAGTGGAGAATTTAAACTCCTCACTGGTCTACAGTATGCAGATGCAGTGCGTCACTAATGATAGATGCCCACAGTGTCCATGGAGTGAATCTTACACTGTCCCTGCAG AACTGACTACACAGCCTGTCATGGTCAACATGAAAGATACTGACATTGCAAAGACAAAAGGCAGACGGCTGATTTCTCTAACCTGGAAG TTTCCTGCTAAAGAACAGCATGATAGCTACCATGTGATCATTGGGAAAGCATCAGGAGAGGCCCCACGTCAGAGGATGATCACCACTGAGCCAGAAATCAGACTGGTTCTCTCATATTCAGAATATCATCTCAACATCAGTGCTGTGAACAACGCTAGCACATCCCCAGCTGTGAGCCAGACAATACCACAGCGAGAAGACACAGCAA GTACGGGAGCTGGGAAGCTGAATGTGACAGTCGACAACAATACATCTTTTACTATCCACTGGAAAGAAGATCTGATCAAAAACTATGTCTGCTACTCTGTGGAGTGGATGGAGAGGGGACATAAAGCAGGGTCCATGTCTTTTTATGAGGACGAATACAACCACAGGACTTTAACGTCTTTACCAG AGCCTTTGGAGCCTTATAAGAGATACAGCATCACTCTGCACACACGGCCAGACAAGGACACCTGCAACATGAAGAAGGTGAACAACAGTGAGAGCACCTATGGGAGAACACACTTCTACTCCATAGAAGGAT CTCCACTCAGTGCTCCCACAAACCTCAGCTTCTACAATGTATCGCTGAATTCAGTGGAGCTGCAGTGGTTGTCCATCCCAGAGGACGACATCAGAGGTTTCCTTCTGGGTTACATAATCTACTGCACTGAGTACCAGCATGGAGGGGCCACTACAGAGAGAA ATATTACAATGGATCCAATGTCAAACAGCTATGAATTGAGGGATCTCAAAGATGGCACAGCATATGGAGTCAAGATATCAGGTTTCACTGAGGCGGGAGTTGGAGTACGAAGCACACCTATCTTTTTTACAACAAAATATCAAG AACTTTCTCAACTCATTGGTGTCATCACAATCTTTGCAGTTATAGGCATTGTGCTTATATTTGGATCTCCGGTAATAAAAAG AGCAAAAGTCATTCTGTGGCCGAGCATACCTAACCCTGGAAAAAGCAACGCAATGCAGAAAATAGAAGAGCCCTGTGAACTG GAACTACTAGGATCCATAAACCACCTGGAGGAGGAAGAATGGGATACAAACAGCCTGAAGATAgtagaaaaacaagaagtgatcCCTGCTAGCCCGTTGTCATCAATGTTGCCGCTCCTCCACGCCTCAGATGATGAGGAAGAAGACTCAACAGAAATGACTTGTAACTGGATCCAGGGAGACACAGGAGACTCAACTGAAGAAATCCCATCTGACATTGCTGGACAAATCATCCCAGACATCAACAGGATAGACCCCCAGAGCTCTCCTTTCACATTTCCATGTGACTATACGACAATAGAAATGTTTCAGCAGGGGATTCCTCAGAGCATGCCAGCAAGGACGTCCTTTTCTCAAGACACAGAAAGCGACCCAGAGGACACAGAGTGGACTGTGGTGAAATCAGGATTGGACTATATGAGCCAATTTAGTACTAGTCCAATCTTGGACGGCAAGGAGATATCCAGGATTTTGTGA
- the LOC117455745 gene encoding leukemia inhibitory factor receptor isoform X1 encodes MVGSGFLLDFLDSKCTSYGIKSYVFLLGVILVYYTALSSHVQASKVPCKSKNFSSKYQHCEINPAGVHDLDCFGKHPTSYRCVWKPGNSASENTYTLIITQPFLSSSPSRIRHCKVYNTSQTNITKGILLYEKYNMTAEVFENSASTNCTKSVFRGSPMSLFRCGPPHNASFSRHSGKLDVSGNWQNENIKDVQYYSVRYKALGSLSWSKPLMQSKNGKKCTVENLNSSLVYSMQMQCVTNDRCPQCPWSESYTVPAELTTQPVMVNMKDTDIAKTKGRRLISLTWKFPAKEQHDSYHVIIGKASGEAPRQRMITTEPEIRLVLSYSEYHLNISAVNNASTSPAVSQTIPQREDTASTGAGKLNVTVDNNTSFTIHWKEDLIKNYVCYSVEWMERGHKAGSMSFYEDEYNHRTLTSLPEPLEPYKRYSITLHTRPDKDTCNMKKVNNSESTYGRTHFYSIEGSPLSAPTNLSFYNVSLNSVELQWLSIPEDDIRGFLLGYIIYCTEYQHGGATTERNITMDPMSNSYELRDLKDGTAYGVKISGFTEAGVGVRSTPIFFTTKYQELSQLIGVITIFAVIGIVLIFGSPVIKRAKVILWPSIPNPGKSNAMQKIEEPCELELLGSINHLEEEEWDTNSLKIVEKQEVIPASPLSSMLPLLHASDDEEEDSTEMTCNWIQGDTGDSTEEIPSDIAGQIIPDINRIDPQSSPFTFPCDYTTIEMFQQGIPQSMPARTSFSQDTESDPEDTEWTVVKSGLDYMSQFSTSPILDGKEISRIL; translated from the exons ATGGTTGGTAGCGGATTTCTTTTAGATTTTTTAGACTCAAAATGCACTTCCTATGGAATCAAATCATATGTTTTCCTCCTTG GTGTGATCCTTGTTTACTACACAGCACTCTCCTCTCATGTTCAAGCTTCGAAag TGCCCTGCAAGTCAAAGaacttttcttcaaaatatcagCACTGTGAGATAAACCCAG CTGGAGTGCATGATTTAgattgttttggtaaacatccGACATCCTATCGCTGTGTGTGGAAGCCTGGAAACAGCGCATCAGAAAATACATACACACTGATCATAACACAACC TTTTTTAAGCTCTTCTCCTTCTAGGATAAGACACTGCAAAGTGTACAACACATCGCAAACAAACATCACTAAGGGGATACTTTTATATGAAAAGTACAACATGACCGCTGAGGTTTTTGAAAACAGCGCATCAACCAATTGCACAAAATCAGTTTTCAGAGGGTCACCGATGAGCTTGT tccGATGTGGTCCTCCACATAATGCTTCCTTCAGTCGCCACTCAGGAAAACTAGATGTGAGTGGGAACTGGCAAAATGAGAATATAAAAGATGTTCAGTATTACTCAGTGAGATATAAAGCACTGGGTAGCCTGTCATGGAGCAAG CCTCTCATGCAATCTAAAAATGGAAAGAAATGTACAGTGGAGAATTTAAACTCCTCACTGGTCTACAGTATGCAGATGCAGTGCGTCACTAATGATAGATGCCCACAGTGTCCATGGAGTGAATCTTACACTGTCCCTGCAG AACTGACTACACAGCCTGTCATGGTCAACATGAAAGATACTGACATTGCAAAGACAAAAGGCAGACGGCTGATTTCTCTAACCTGGAAG TTTCCTGCTAAAGAACAGCATGATAGCTACCATGTGATCATTGGGAAAGCATCAGGAGAGGCCCCACGTCAGAGGATGATCACCACTGAGCCAGAAATCAGACTGGTTCTCTCATATTCAGAATATCATCTCAACATCAGTGCTGTGAACAACGCTAGCACATCCCCAGCTGTGAGCCAGACAATACCACAGCGAGAAGACACAGCAA GTACGGGAGCTGGGAAGCTGAATGTGACAGTCGACAACAATACATCTTTTACTATCCACTGGAAAGAAGATCTGATCAAAAACTATGTCTGCTACTCTGTGGAGTGGATGGAGAGGGGACATAAAGCAGGGTCCATGTCTTTTTATGAGGACGAATACAACCACAGGACTTTAACGTCTTTACCAG AGCCTTTGGAGCCTTATAAGAGATACAGCATCACTCTGCACACACGGCCAGACAAGGACACCTGCAACATGAAGAAGGTGAACAACAGTGAGAGCACCTATGGGAGAACACACTTCTACTCCATAGAAGGAT CTCCACTCAGTGCTCCCACAAACCTCAGCTTCTACAATGTATCGCTGAATTCAGTGGAGCTGCAGTGGTTGTCCATCCCAGAGGACGACATCAGAGGTTTCCTTCTGGGTTACATAATCTACTGCACTGAGTACCAGCATGGAGGGGCCACTACAGAGAGAA ATATTACAATGGATCCAATGTCAAACAGCTATGAATTGAGGGATCTCAAAGATGGCACAGCATATGGAGTCAAGATATCAGGTTTCACTGAGGCGGGAGTTGGAGTACGAAGCACACCTATCTTTTTTACAACAAAATATCAAG AACTTTCTCAACTCATTGGTGTCATCACAATCTTTGCAGTTATAGGCATTGTGCTTATATTTGGATCTCCGGTAATAAAAAG AGCAAAAGTCATTCTGTGGCCGAGCATACCTAACCCTGGAAAAAGCAACGCAATGCAGAAAATAGAAGAGCCCTGTGAACTG GAACTACTAGGATCCATAAACCACCTGGAGGAGGAAGAATGGGATACAAACAGCCTGAAGATAgtagaaaaacaagaagtgatcCCTGCTAGCCCGTTGTCATCAATGTTGCCGCTCCTCCACGCCTCAGATGATGAGGAAGAAGACTCAACAGAAATGACTTGTAACTGGATCCAGGGAGACACAGGAGACTCAACTGAAGAAATCCCATCTGACATTGCTGGACAAATCATCCCAGACATCAACAGGATAGACCCCCAGAGCTCTCCTTTCACATTTCCATGTGACTATACGACAATAGAAATGTTTCAGCAGGGGATTCCTCAGAGCATGCCAGCAAGGACGTCCTTTTCTCAAGACACAGAAAGCGACCCAGAGGACACAGAGTGGACTGTGGTGAAATCAGGATTGGACTATATGAGCCAATTTAGTACTAGTCCAATCTTGGACGGCAAGGAGATATCCAGGATTTTGTGA
- the LOC117455745 gene encoding leukemia inhibitory factor receptor isoform X2, with amino-acid sequence MVGSGFLLDFLDSKCTSYGIKSYVFLLGVILVYYTALSSHVQASKVPCKSKNFSSKYQHCEINPAGVHDLDCFGKHPTSYRCVWKPGNSASENTYTLIITQPIRHCKVYNTSQTNITKGILLYEKYNMTAEVFENSASTNCTKSVFRGSPMSLFRCGPPHNASFSRHSGKLDVSGNWQNENIKDVQYYSVRYKALGSLSWSKPLMQSKNGKKCTVENLNSSLVYSMQMQCVTNDRCPQCPWSESYTVPAELTTQPVMVNMKDTDIAKTKGRRLISLTWKFPAKEQHDSYHVIIGKASGEAPRQRMITTEPEIRLVLSYSEYHLNISAVNNASTSPAVSQTIPQREDTASTGAGKLNVTVDNNTSFTIHWKEDLIKNYVCYSVEWMERGHKAGSMSFYEDEYNHRTLTSLPEPLEPYKRYSITLHTRPDKDTCNMKKVNNSESTYGRTHFYSIEGSPLSAPTNLSFYNVSLNSVELQWLSIPEDDIRGFLLGYIIYCTEYQHGGATTERNITMDPMSNSYELRDLKDGTAYGVKISGFTEAGVGVRSTPIFFTTKYQELSQLIGVITIFAVIGIVLIFGSPVIKRAKVILWPSIPNPGKSNAMQKIEEPCELELLGSINHLEEEEWDTNSLKIVEKQEVIPASPLSSMLPLLHASDDEEEDSTEMTCNWIQGDTGDSTEEIPSDIAGQIIPDINRIDPQSSPFTFPCDYTTIEMFQQGIPQSMPARTSFSQDTESDPEDTEWTVVKSGLDYMSQFSTSPILDGKEISRIL; translated from the exons ATGGTTGGTAGCGGATTTCTTTTAGATTTTTTAGACTCAAAATGCACTTCCTATGGAATCAAATCATATGTTTTCCTCCTTG GTGTGATCCTTGTTTACTACACAGCACTCTCCTCTCATGTTCAAGCTTCGAAag TGCCCTGCAAGTCAAAGaacttttcttcaaaatatcagCACTGTGAGATAAACCCAG CTGGAGTGCATGATTTAgattgttttggtaaacatccGACATCCTATCGCTGTGTGTGGAAGCCTGGAAACAGCGCATCAGAAAATACATACACACTGATCATAACACAACC GATAAGACACTGCAAAGTGTACAACACATCGCAAACAAACATCACTAAGGGGATACTTTTATATGAAAAGTACAACATGACCGCTGAGGTTTTTGAAAACAGCGCATCAACCAATTGCACAAAATCAGTTTTCAGAGGGTCACCGATGAGCTTGT tccGATGTGGTCCTCCACATAATGCTTCCTTCAGTCGCCACTCAGGAAAACTAGATGTGAGTGGGAACTGGCAAAATGAGAATATAAAAGATGTTCAGTATTACTCAGTGAGATATAAAGCACTGGGTAGCCTGTCATGGAGCAAG CCTCTCATGCAATCTAAAAATGGAAAGAAATGTACAGTGGAGAATTTAAACTCCTCACTGGTCTACAGTATGCAGATGCAGTGCGTCACTAATGATAGATGCCCACAGTGTCCATGGAGTGAATCTTACACTGTCCCTGCAG AACTGACTACACAGCCTGTCATGGTCAACATGAAAGATACTGACATTGCAAAGACAAAAGGCAGACGGCTGATTTCTCTAACCTGGAAG TTTCCTGCTAAAGAACAGCATGATAGCTACCATGTGATCATTGGGAAAGCATCAGGAGAGGCCCCACGTCAGAGGATGATCACCACTGAGCCAGAAATCAGACTGGTTCTCTCATATTCAGAATATCATCTCAACATCAGTGCTGTGAACAACGCTAGCACATCCCCAGCTGTGAGCCAGACAATACCACAGCGAGAAGACACAGCAA GTACGGGAGCTGGGAAGCTGAATGTGACAGTCGACAACAATACATCTTTTACTATCCACTGGAAAGAAGATCTGATCAAAAACTATGTCTGCTACTCTGTGGAGTGGATGGAGAGGGGACATAAAGCAGGGTCCATGTCTTTTTATGAGGACGAATACAACCACAGGACTTTAACGTCTTTACCAG AGCCTTTGGAGCCTTATAAGAGATACAGCATCACTCTGCACACACGGCCAGACAAGGACACCTGCAACATGAAGAAGGTGAACAACAGTGAGAGCACCTATGGGAGAACACACTTCTACTCCATAGAAGGAT CTCCACTCAGTGCTCCCACAAACCTCAGCTTCTACAATGTATCGCTGAATTCAGTGGAGCTGCAGTGGTTGTCCATCCCAGAGGACGACATCAGAGGTTTCCTTCTGGGTTACATAATCTACTGCACTGAGTACCAGCATGGAGGGGCCACTACAGAGAGAA ATATTACAATGGATCCAATGTCAAACAGCTATGAATTGAGGGATCTCAAAGATGGCACAGCATATGGAGTCAAGATATCAGGTTTCACTGAGGCGGGAGTTGGAGTACGAAGCACACCTATCTTTTTTACAACAAAATATCAAG AACTTTCTCAACTCATTGGTGTCATCACAATCTTTGCAGTTATAGGCATTGTGCTTATATTTGGATCTCCGGTAATAAAAAG AGCAAAAGTCATTCTGTGGCCGAGCATACCTAACCCTGGAAAAAGCAACGCAATGCAGAAAATAGAAGAGCCCTGTGAACTG GAACTACTAGGATCCATAAACCACCTGGAGGAGGAAGAATGGGATACAAACAGCCTGAAGATAgtagaaaaacaagaagtgatcCCTGCTAGCCCGTTGTCATCAATGTTGCCGCTCCTCCACGCCTCAGATGATGAGGAAGAAGACTCAACAGAAATGACTTGTAACTGGATCCAGGGAGACACAGGAGACTCAACTGAAGAAATCCCATCTGACATTGCTGGACAAATCATCCCAGACATCAACAGGATAGACCCCCAGAGCTCTCCTTTCACATTTCCATGTGACTATACGACAATAGAAATGTTTCAGCAGGGGATTCCTCAGAGCATGCCAGCAAGGACGTCCTTTTCTCAAGACACAGAAAGCGACCCAGAGGACACAGAGTGGACTGTGGTGAAATCAGGATTGGACTATATGAGCCAATTTAGTACTAGTCCAATCTTGGACGGCAAGGAGATATCCAGGATTTTGTGA